The proteins below come from a single Gottschalkia purinilytica genomic window:
- a CDS encoding VanW family protein has protein sequence MKKNKHYILILAVIALFYLTSCNNKGMQGNLKIKEENIKTKIDSSQPKGKITNTKVDTPKKSGTVNKLPWANDEEFKRLQKENGTTVLLAAYCTVLKDPLPGEEYNVHLAASSLAGMVVSPGEVFSQNNGIGPYVESKGYQKGPTYIGSKVSTTEGGGVCKVASTLYNVSILSDLEIVERHNHSMPVPYVPYGQDATVAYGAKDFKFKNNTEHPILIWAKGVGNRLYIGFYGKEEPPKVEWNHKTLESFKAPTEYIKNPELKEGEEKIIIEGMDGAIVESWLTIKNLDGTTKTKKLGTSSYRAMPHVVEVNK, from the coding sequence GTGAAAAAAAATAAACATTATATATTAATATTAGCAGTAATAGCCTTGTTTTACTTAACTTCATGTAATAATAAAGGTATGCAAGGAAATTTAAAAATAAAAGAAGAAAATATTAAAACCAAAATTGATAGTTCGCAACCAAAAGGTAAGATAACTAATACGAAAGTAGACACTCCCAAAAAGTCTGGTACTGTTAATAAGTTACCATGGGCGAATGATGAAGAATTCAAAAGATTACAGAAAGAAAATGGAACGACTGTATTGTTGGCCGCATATTGTACAGTTTTAAAAGATCCACTACCAGGAGAAGAGTATAATGTACATTTAGCAGCTAGTTCACTAGCTGGAATGGTTGTATCTCCTGGGGAAGTATTTTCTCAGAATAATGGCATAGGTCCATATGTTGAGTCTAAAGGATATCAAAAAGGACCAACATATATAGGCTCAAAGGTATCTACAACTGAAGGTGGGGGAGTATGTAAAGTTGCATCTACTTTATATAATGTATCAATATTAAGTGACTTAGAGATTGTTGAAAGACATAATCATAGTATGCCTGTTCCTTATGTTCCATATGGTCAAGATGCAACTGTAGCCTATGGTGCAAAAGATTTTAAGTTTAAAAATAACACAGAACATCCAATTCTTATATGGGCAAAGGGAGTAGGTAACAGATTATACATTGGTTTTTATGGTAAAGAGGAGCCTCCAAAGGTAGAATGGAATCATAAAACACTAGAATCATTTAAGGCACCTACAGAATATATAAAGAATCCTGAGTTAAAAGAGGGCGAGGAAAAAATAATTATAGAAGGTATGGATGGGGCTATAGTAGAATCATGGTTAACAATTAAAAATTTAGATGGAACAACTAAAACAAAAAAATTAGGAACTAGTTCCTATAGGGCAATGCCACATGTAGTAGAAGTAAATAAATAA
- a CDS encoding DJ-1/PfpI family protein, translated as MKKTKNVGILIFDEVEVLDFCGPFEVFSVSSNVSAENSFNVFTIAEKDGPIYARNNLSINPKYTIKDCPDIDILIVPGGQGARKEMHNQMIISWINNIYPNLELLLTVCTGALIVGKCGLLEGLTATTHHSALNLLKDISPNIKVVSDERYVDNGKIILSGGISAGIDMSLYVVDKLLGKEAVSKTIDVMEYSY; from the coding sequence ATGAAAAAAACAAAAAATGTAGGGATACTGATATTTGATGAAGTAGAAGTACTGGATTTTTGCGGCCCATTTGAAGTTTTTTCAGTTTCAAGTAATGTAAGTGCTGAAAATTCATTTAATGTTTTTACTATTGCTGAGAAAGATGGGCCTATATATGCAAGAAATAACTTAAGTATAAATCCTAAGTATACTATAAAAGATTGTCCAGACATAGATATCTTAATAGTTCCTGGTGGACAAGGAGCTCGTAAAGAAATGCATAACCAGATGATAATAAGTTGGATAAATAATATATATCCTAACTTAGAATTATTGCTTACAGTATGTACAGGGGCGTTAATAGTAGGAAAATGTGGCTTACTAGAGGGACTGACTGCCACAACTCATCATTCAGCATTAAATTTATTGAAAGATATATCCCCTAATATAAAAGTTGTATCAGATGAAAGATATGTGGATAATGGTAAGATAATACTATCAGGAGGGATATCAGCGGGTATAGATATGTCTTTGTATGTTGTAGATAAATTATTGGGCAAAGAAGCAGTATCAAAAACTATAGATGTGATGGAGTATAGCTATTAA
- a CDS encoding EamA family transporter: MVFWLSIFGMICWGIAPVFAKVGLNNLNPLPGLIIRTLMAAGFIVGFLGFNGNMQQIKSLPFNTWFLIAIEALLATLVGDLAYYAAIKKGDISVVTIIMSSSPLVTMLVSTIFLGEQLTPSRILGASLVIAGIIIIM, from the coding sequence ATGGTTTTTTGGCTATCAATATTTGGTATGATTTGTTGGGGAATAGCTCCAGTATTTGCTAAAGTAGGACTAAATAATCTTAATCCTTTACCTGGATTAATCATAAGAACTCTGATGGCAGCAGGTTTTATTGTAGGTTTTTTGGGTTTTAATGGAAATATGCAACAAATAAAAAGTCTTCCTTTTAACACATGGTTCTTAATTGCTATCGAAGCTCTTCTTGCTACACTAGTTGGTGACCTCGCATATTATGCTGCAATTAAAAAGGGAGATATATCTGTAGTAACTATTATTATGTCTAGTTCTCCCTTAGTCACTATGTTAGTTTCAACTATATTCTTAGGAGAGCAATTAACTCCAAGCAGAATACTAGGAGCAAGTCTAGTTATAGCTGGAATAATAATCATTATGTAG
- a CDS encoding YdcF family protein, with the protein MKRRKIYKRLFLGMFIILVIYIIYTAFSVYSFGNKNELRRADAAIVLGAAVWGNKPSPVFKERINHGIWLYKNGYVKKIIFTGGKPNKTELSEALVGKRYAEKKSIPSSDILIEEKSRITQENLIYAKDVAEENNLKSFLIVSDPIHMKRAMIMSNDIGLKAYSSPTPTTKYRSLKSKGEFLIREVYFYTGYLIYRIIK; encoded by the coding sequence ATGAAAAGAAGAAAGATTTACAAAAGACTCTTTTTAGGAATGTTTATTATTCTAGTAATTTATATAATATATACAGCTTTTAGTGTTTACTCTTTTGGGAATAAGAATGAATTAAGGAGAGCAGATGCTGCTATAGTACTGGGAGCAGCAGTATGGGGCAATAAACCTTCACCTGTTTTTAAAGAGAGAATTAATCATGGAATATGGTTATATAAAAATGGATATGTAAAGAAAATAATATTTACAGGAGGTAAACCTAATAAAACAGAACTATCAGAAGCTTTGGTAGGGAAGAGGTATGCTGAAAAAAAGTCTATACCTAGTTCAGATATTTTAATAGAGGAGAAATCTAGGATTACACAAGAGAATTTAATATATGCAAAAGATGTTGCAGAAGAAAATAATTTGAAATCATTTTTAATTGTAAGTGATCCGATACATATGAAAAGAGCAATGATAATGTCAAATGATATTGGATTAAAGGCATATTCATCACCAACGCCTACAACAAAATATAGAAGCTTAAAAAGTAAAGGAGAATTTCTTATTAGAGAGGTGTACTTTTATACAGGATATCTGATTTATAGAATAATAAAATAG
- a CDS encoding ArsR/SmtB family transcription factor, translated as MNKDLTKYNEVAEILKAIAHPVRLCIVNGLLEKGKCNVSYMQECLDTPQSTISQHLQKLRSAGIIKGNRNGLEVYYTISNESVAKLIRELVENM; from the coding sequence ATGAATAAAGATTTAACTAAATACAATGAAGTTGCTGAAATTCTTAAGGCTATAGCTCATCCAGTTAGATTATGTATAGTTAATGGTCTTTTAGAAAAAGGAAAATGTAATGTAAGCTATATGCAAGAATGTCTTGATACTCCACAATCTACTATATCTCAACACTTACAAAAACTAAGATCAGCTGGAATTATTAAAGGCAATAGAAATGGGCTTGAAGTATATTACACAATTTCTAATGAAAGTGTTGCTAAATTAATTAGGGAACTTGTAGAAAACATGTAA
- a CDS encoding four-helix bundle copper-binding protein, translating into MYDYDCLLQSMYDIYGEDRYRKPSSHYYEKELVKTIQDCEANCEHMTVMLKKVKDYKHRTTQIRLLRDCADICGLTAKYIARMSYFSKHIAKLCAYICVVCGKECAKFPDRASQNCAEVCFHCARECKAFAMRS; encoded by the coding sequence TTGTACGATTATGATTGTTTATTACAGTCTATGTATGATATATATGGAGAAGATCGTTATAGAAAACCTTCTTCTCACTATTATGAAAAAGAATTAGTAAAAACTATTCAAGATTGTGAAGCTAATTGTGAGCATATGACCGTCATGTTAAAAAAAGTTAAAGACTATAAACATAGAACAACTCAAATTAGATTATTACGTGATTGTGCAGATATTTGTGGCTTAACAGCTAAATATATTGCAAGAATGAGTTATTTTTCAAAACATATAGCTAAACTGTGTGCATATATATGTGTAGTTTGTGGAAAAGAATGTGCTAAATTTCCTGATAGAGCATCACAAAATTGTGCAGAAGTATGCTTTCATTGTGCAAGAGAGTGCAAAGCTTTCGCTATGAGAAGCTAA
- a CDS encoding DEAD/DEAH box helicase produces MTNITFNNLGFNKDILKAIGDMGFEEPSKIQGEVIPVILQGFDVIGQAQTGTGKTLAFGGPIINNLNKSSDGRVSAIILTPTRELAIQINDELIRIAKYSNVSILPVYGGQSIDRQIKALKKQIDIVVGTPGRVLDLIRRRILKLSGVEFLVLDEADEMLNMGFIEDIEKIMESCNSDRQTLLFSATLPSRIKKIAKGYMKPDAKHISIIKNQMTVSSVEQYYYEIKQKDRFESLCRILDVDDPSTSIIFCKTKKGVDELVASMQARGYNVEGMHGDMSQNHRLNTLKKFKEENLDFLVATDVAARGIDVENVSHVINYDLPQDTESYVHRIGRTGRANKKGTAYTLVTSREYTVLKQIEKNTKGKIKRKEVPTIDDIFSAKYQNIVSRVKETLQDDKYKKFTHIATELDEDFSLVDVAAALISMVYEKEISYDYTENNIGSSSSYVRIFLPFGRKDKLNPKSLVNFFISSANVSKEDIGDIDILDKFTFVDISDRVAESVMKKCSGKKLCGKKVRMEFANNK; encoded by the coding sequence ATGACAAATATAACATTTAATAATTTAGGTTTTAATAAAGATATACTTAAAGCAATAGGAGATATGGGATTTGAAGAACCTTCTAAAATACAAGGTGAAGTTATTCCTGTTATTTTACAAGGTTTTGATGTGATCGGTCAGGCTCAAACTGGTACAGGTAAAACATTAGCCTTTGGGGGCCCAATTATAAATAACCTTAATAAATCATCAGATGGTAGAGTAAGTGCGATTATTTTAACACCTACTAGAGAACTTGCTATTCAAATAAATGATGAACTTATACGTATTGCTAAGTATTCCAATGTAAGCATATTACCTGTTTATGGTGGTCAATCAATTGATAGACAAATTAAGGCATTAAAGAAACAAATAGATATTGTTGTTGGTACGCCTGGTAGGGTTTTAGATCTTATTAGAAGACGTATTCTTAAATTAAGCGGAGTTGAATTCCTTGTTCTAGATGAAGCTGATGAAATGCTTAATATGGGCTTTATTGAAGATATAGAGAAAATAATGGAAAGTTGTAATAGTGATAGACAAACTCTGTTATTCTCTGCAACGCTTCCTAGTAGAATTAAAAAAATAGCTAAGGGATATATGAAGCCAGATGCGAAACATATTTCTATAATTAAAAATCAAATGACAGTATCTAGTGTTGAACAGTACTATTATGAAATTAAACAAAAAGATCGTTTTGAATCCCTATGTAGAATACTTGATGTTGATGATCCTTCAACATCTATTATATTCTGTAAAACTAAAAAAGGAGTAGATGAGTTAGTTGCATCTATGCAAGCTAGAGGTTACAATGTAGAAGGTATGCATGGAGATATGAGTCAGAATCATAGGCTAAACACTTTAAAAAAGTTTAAAGAAGAAAATCTTGATTTTCTTGTAGCTACAGATGTTGCAGCAAGAGGTATAGACGTAGAAAATGTTTCTCACGTTATAAACTATGATTTACCTCAAGATACTGAATCATATGTTCACAGAATCGGAAGAACCGGAAGAGCTAATAAGAAAGGAACTGCATACACACTTGTTACATCAAGAGAATATACAGTTCTTAAACAAATTGAAAAAAATACTAAAGGTAAAATTAAAAGAAAAGAAGTTCCAACTATTGATGATATATTTAGTGCAAAGTATCAAAATATAGTTAGTAGAGTTAAAGAAACATTACAAGATGATAAATACAAAAAGTTTACTCATATTGCTACAGAATTAGATGAAGATTTTAGTCTTGTTGATGTGGCAGCAGCTTTAATAAGCATGGTTTATGAAAAAGAGATAAGTTATGATTACACAGAAAATAATATAGGCTCAAGTTCAAGCTATGTTAGAATATTTTTACCATTTGGACGTAAAGATAAATTAAATCCTAAGTCTTTAGTTAATTTCTTTATAAGCTCAGCAAATGTAAGTAAAGAAGATATTGGTGACATTGATATTCTTGATAAGTTTACTTTTGTCGATATATCTGATAGAGTTGCAGAATCAGTAATGAAGAAATGCTCTGGTAAAAAACTATGTGGTAAAAAAGTAAGAATGGAATTTGCTAATAATAAGTAA